The following are from one region of the Desmospora profundinema genome:
- a CDS encoding AMP-binding protein, producing MLNLTVGGLLDDRVSRFGDREAVVYPDRGIRWSYREFQRQCDQAAKGLIKLGVRKGDHLAVWASNHPEWLVTQFATGKIGAVMVTVNTNYRARELEYLLRQSDTETLILMDSFKGASYVDMLYEICPELKQAEPGQLRSKRLPWLRNVIFLGDEAKPGMFNWSEVMRMGESVPDETLQERQDSLHAEDVINMQYTSGTTGFPKGVMLTHTNIVNNARSIAACMELTEQDRMCIPVPFFHCFGCVLGTLACVTVGAAMVPVVEFDPLTVIKTVAGERCTALHGVPTMFIAELNHPEFSRFDLSSLRTGIMAGSNCPMEVMKRVIHDMGASEITIAYGQTESSPVISQTRTKDPIERRVSTVGKALPGVEVKVIDPATGEEVPPGVQGELCTRGYLVMKGYYRLAEATAEAIDEDGWLHTGDLARMDEEGYLRITGRLKEMIIRGGENIFPREIEEFLYTHPKILDVQIVGIPDEKYGEEVMAFIRLKDGENLDSEEVRNFCKGAIARYKIPRYIQITDSYPMTASGKVQKFRLREMAIAELGLGHVTGK from the coding sequence TTGTTAAACCTTACTGTGGGTGGCTTATTGGATGACAGGGTGTCCCGGTTTGGGGATCGGGAGGCGGTGGTCTACCCGGATCGGGGAATCCGGTGGAGCTATCGGGAGTTCCAACGACAGTGCGATCAGGCAGCCAAGGGGTTGATAAAACTGGGGGTTCGCAAAGGAGATCATTTGGCCGTATGGGCGAGCAACCACCCTGAGTGGCTGGTGACGCAGTTTGCCACGGGGAAGATCGGGGCGGTGATGGTAACGGTGAATACCAACTACCGTGCCCGGGAGTTGGAGTATCTTCTGCGTCAGTCGGATACGGAAACGTTGATCCTGATGGATTCCTTCAAGGGTGCCAGCTATGTAGACATGCTATATGAGATTTGTCCCGAGCTGAAACAGGCGGAGCCGGGGCAACTTCGTTCGAAGCGGTTGCCGTGGCTGCGAAACGTGATCTTCCTGGGAGATGAAGCGAAGCCCGGTATGTTTAACTGGTCCGAGGTGATGCGGATGGGAGAAAGCGTACCGGATGAAACCCTGCAGGAACGGCAGGATTCCCTCCATGCGGAAGACGTCATTAACATGCAGTACACTTCCGGCACCACGGGTTTTCCTAAAGGGGTGATGTTGACCCATACCAATATCGTCAACAACGCCCGCAGTATCGCCGCTTGTATGGAGTTGACGGAACAGGACCGCATGTGTATCCCTGTTCCGTTTTTCCATTGCTTCGGCTGCGTGCTGGGCACCTTGGCGTGTGTGACGGTCGGGGCAGCGATGGTTCCGGTGGTGGAATTCGACCCGCTCACCGTGATAAAAACCGTGGCGGGGGAGCGATGCACCGCTTTGCACGGGGTTCCCACCATGTTTATCGCCGAATTGAATCACCCCGAATTTTCCCGCTTTGATCTATCCAGTCTCCGTACGGGGATCATGGCGGGTTCTAACTGTCCCATGGAAGTGATGAAACGGGTGATTCATGACATGGGGGCATCGGAGATCACGATCGCATATGGACAGACGGAATCGTCACCTGTCATCAGCCAAACACGGACCAAAGACCCGATTGAGAGGCGGGTTTCCACTGTGGGCAAAGCGTTGCCCGGTGTCGAGGTGAAAGTGATTGATCCAGCAACCGGAGAAGAAGTTCCGCCCGGTGTGCAAGGGGAACTCTGTACCCGTGGTTATTTAGTAATGAAAGGATACTATCGGTTGGCAGAAGCAACCGCCGAGGCGATTGACGAGGATGGGTGGTTGCATACCGGAGATCTGGCCCGGATGGATGAAGAAGGGTATCTGAGGATAACCGGCCGCCTAAAAGAGATGATCATCCGCGGAGGAGAAAATATTTTTCCGCGGGAGATCGAGGAGTTTCTCTATACCCATCCCAAGATTCTGGATGTGCAGATTGTAGGCATTCCCGATGAAAAATACGGGGAGGAAGTGATGGCTTTTATCCGGTTGAAAGATGGGGAGAACTTGGACAGCGAGGAGGTGCGCAACTTTTGTAAGGGTGCCATCGCCCGCTATAAAATTCCCCGCTATATCCAAATCACGGACAGTTATCCCATGACAGCCAGCGGCAAGGTTCAAAAGTTCCGCCTGCGGGAAATGGCCATCGCAGAGTTGGGATTGGGCCATGTAACCGGAAAGTGA
- a CDS encoding acyl-CoA dehydrogenase has protein sequence MNFELSEEQRMIRKLMRDFAEGEVAPGADERDRTKAFPAEVFRKMADLNLMGLPFPEKVGGGGADTISFAIAVEELSRVCASTGITYSAHVSLGCAPLYLFGTEEQKKKYLVPLCKGETLGAFGLTEPNAGSDAGGTKTTAVREKDEWVINGSKCFITNASYADFVALTAVTGPGPEITAFIVPADTEGFRVIDNYVKMGLNSSNTTELVMENVRIPEENILGRIGHGFKQFLITLDGGRIGIGAMAVGIAQGAYEAALAYAKERVQFGQSLSKFQVIQHKLADMAMEIELARTMVYKAAWLKDEGKKFTKEASMCKLYASEMAMRVCNQAVQIHGGYGYMHDYKVERFFRDAKLTEIGEGTSEIQRTVIAREIGC, from the coding sequence ATGAATTTTGAATTGTCAGAAGAGCAGCGGATGATCCGAAAGTTGATGCGGGATTTTGCGGAGGGAGAGGTGGCACCTGGCGCTGATGAACGGGACCGAACCAAGGCGTTTCCCGCTGAAGTGTTCCGGAAAATGGCCGATCTCAACCTCATGGGCTTGCCCTTTCCGGAAAAGGTGGGAGGGGGAGGGGCGGATACCATCAGCTTCGCCATCGCAGTGGAAGAATTAAGCCGTGTGTGTGCTTCCACGGGGATTACCTATTCCGCCCATGTTTCGTTGGGTTGTGCCCCCCTTTATCTATTTGGAACAGAAGAACAGAAAAAAAAGTATCTGGTTCCTCTTTGCAAAGGGGAGACGTTGGGCGCATTCGGCCTTACGGAACCCAATGCCGGTTCTGATGCCGGGGGGACTAAAACGACGGCGGTCCGGGAAAAGGACGAATGGGTGATCAACGGTTCCAAGTGCTTTATCACCAATGCCAGTTATGCCGATTTTGTCGCATTAACCGCCGTTACCGGACCCGGTCCCGAGATTACGGCTTTCATCGTTCCTGCGGATACGGAAGGGTTTCGCGTCATCGACAATTATGTCAAGATGGGCTTAAACAGCTCCAATACCACTGAACTGGTGATGGAAAACGTTCGTATTCCGGAAGAGAACATTCTGGGAAGGATTGGACACGGGTTTAAGCAGTTTCTTATCACGTTGGACGGCGGACGGATCGGGATTGGAGCGATGGCCGTCGGAATCGCCCAGGGAGCGTATGAAGCGGCTCTGGCCTATGCAAAGGAACGGGTTCAATTTGGTCAATCGCTGTCCAAGTTCCAAGTGATCCAGCATAAATTGGCGGATATGGCGATGGAGATCGAACTGGCCCGGACAATGGTTTACAAGGCAGCTTGGTTGAAAGACGAGGGAAAGAAATTTACCAAAGAAGCCTCCATGTGCAAACTGTATGCATCGGAGATGGCGATGAGAGTGTGCAACCAGGCGGTTCAAATCCATGGAGGATACGGATATATGCATGACTATAAAGTGGAACGTTTCTTTCGCGATGCCAAGCTGACGGAGATCGGGGAAGGAACATCAGAAATTCAACGCACGGTGATTGCCCGGGAAATCGGTTGCTGA
- the trhO gene encoding oxygen-dependent tRNA uridine(34) hydroxylase TrhO, with protein MNHQPAYQVLLYYQFVPIENPEAFAEEHLQFCRELGLKGRILVAPEGINGTVSGTVEQTEVYMAHLKQDPRFANMAFKVDPHDGHAFKKMHVRPKEELVTFRVEGELDPNNRTGQRLNPRQFYEAMQQEDVLIVDGRNDYEYDLGHFRGAIRPDVHSFREFPEWIREHLSPYKDRTILTYCTGGIRCEKLTAFMLEEGFQHVAQLDGGIVTYGKDPEVRGRLFDGKCFVFDERLSVPVNQEEEVVVGTCIHCGKSAETPHNCADPSCHHLHLCCPDCREKQDGYCSDSCRENHGRTSHAS; from the coding sequence ATGAATCATCAACCGGCATATCAGGTTTTGTTATATTATCAATTCGTCCCGATTGAAAATCCGGAAGCCTTTGCGGAAGAACATCTTCAATTTTGCCGTGAGTTGGGTCTGAAAGGGCGGATCCTGGTGGCGCCAGAAGGGATCAACGGTACTGTTTCCGGAACGGTTGAGCAAACGGAAGTCTACATGGCGCATCTGAAACAAGATCCGCGGTTTGCAAACATGGCATTCAAAGTAGACCCTCATGATGGACACGCTTTTAAAAAGATGCATGTGCGTCCGAAAGAGGAGCTGGTCACGTTCCGCGTAGAGGGAGAACTGGATCCCAACAACCGAACGGGTCAGCGTCTGAATCCGCGGCAGTTTTACGAGGCGATGCAGCAAGAGGATGTGTTAATCGTGGACGGGCGCAACGACTACGAATACGATCTGGGCCATTTTCGCGGCGCGATCCGCCCCGACGTGCATTCGTTTCGTGAATTTCCTGAATGGATCCGGGAGCATTTGTCTCCTTACAAAGACCGGACGATTCTCACATACTGTACGGGTGGAATTCGCTGTGAAAAGCTGACCGCTTTCATGCTGGAAGAAGGCTTTCAGCATGTGGCCCAATTGGATGGGGGAATCGTCACCTACGGCAAGGATCCGGAAGTGCGGGGGCGTCTCTTTGACGGGAAGTGCTTTGTCTTTGATGAGCGCCTTTCCGTTCCGGTAAATCAGGAAGAGGAAGTGGTGGTGGGAACCTGTATTCACTGCGGGAAATCGGCGGAAACCCCTCATAATTGTGCCGATCCCAGCTGTCACCACCTGCATCTGTGTTGTCCGGATTGTCGCGAGAAACAGGATGGATATTGTTCCGATTCCTGCAGGGAAAATCATGGGCGCACAAGCCATGCCTCCTAA